The DNA sequence GTTACTTGTAGTATTGATTAATATTTTTTACCATTAATAAATATTAGTAATGAAAGGGGAGGAGACATTGATTATTACCTGTCTACATTCAAGCCTATTAGGATAGGGCGATTCCTCCCCATCTTCAATTAATAATTGTAAGAATGGACGATCAATTGATCGTATCCGCTTTTAAATCTTATTTAATATCAATATGATTTGGGCAATTGTAGTTGGAATTGACCTATAATATTTTTTTGCGTATCGGTGGTTCCCCCTGCGATTGCTATTCCAGGAAATGTCCAATATATATTCTCTATACGAGCCTTCATCTTAGCCCATTTATAATTTCTATCCAAGGGATCATTCTGTGAGTAGGCTCCAATTATTTCTGTTCCAAGCACAGAGAGCTTCTCCATTAATATATCATTGAATGCCTTGTCCCTTGATGGCTCATAAATTGGAGTGCCACCCTGAGTCATCTTCCATATCGTTTCATAAGCGATCATTTTAAGTGTTTCAATATCAACAGCAACATCAGCAAGCCCTTGACGAATCTCTTGTTTGTGAATAAGTCCTGTCTCCTTTGCATAAAAAACTAGCTCATCCAGAATCCTTCTATTGGCTCCACAAGCTCCAATTCCAATGCTGCCTCTCTCAAAACCTAAAGACTGCATCAATTGATACCACCCCTTATTTTCTTCTCCGACAAGGTTTTCCACAGGAACCCTCACATCATCAAAGAACACCTCGTTAAATATATGGCATCCAACATAATTCAGGATGGGTCTTATGGTTATTCCCTTACTCTTCATATCCACAATAATAATGCTGATGCCGTGGTGTTTCTTCTTTACGTTTGTATCAGTTTTAACTGCAAGCCAGCACCATCTAGCTCTGTGACCAGCGCTATTCCATACCTTTTGCCCATTGATTACATACTCATCACCTTTCCTTTCCGCACGAGTTCTGAGATTTGCAAAATCGCTTCCAGCATCTGGCTCGCTATATCCTGTGCACCATACACCATCAGGATCTCCTGCCGCTATTAGTGGCATATATTTTTTCTTCTGCTCCTCTGTGCCGAATAAAATGAGCGAAGGGCCAACCCATCCCACGCCGCTTATTCCCATTGATGTTCCTGGTATACCCCAATATCCCACCTCTTCCTGATACACTACCTGCTCCCAGAGAGAAGCGCCCATACCGGCATATTCCTTTGGCCAGGACATGGTTAACCAACCCTTTTGTGAAAGCTTTTTAGCAATTGACATCGCGAATTCCCAATCATCATCATGATGCTCCTCAGATAACATGCCGCCGACATGCTCTTGGGGAATCTCCTTTTTAACAAATTCCCGAATCTCTTTCCTTAATTTTTCTTCCTTCTCCCCGAATTGAAAATCCATAAGATTTTGCTCCTTCTTATAAAGTAATTTGTATTGTTAGAAAATAGTGTCTATATATTTTGCCTACATCTTAGAAGAAATATATCTATAATAATATAGATAATTCTCAATTATATAAATCAAGTACTTTTATTCAATTCTTTCTTATTTAGGGTATTATTTGAATTATACATAAAATTAAAGGAACGGATTTCCGTTCCTTTAATTTGTTTAGCAGGTTAAGGAAGGATTAGAGATTGGTAGGAAGGTTGATTGTCAAATCGTGATAGAAATCATAGGGTGTATACACCCAGTCATCAGCAGATCCCCATGATTCATTAGCAACAGTTGAAGAATAGTCTGAGCAATCACATCCCCATTCTGCATTGATAATTGCAGTATCAAGATGATTGCAGAATGGGTTAGGATATCGTTCAGACCAATTTAAATAGGTATTACAATCATTTTCATCACTGGTAAAACTAAATATCGGAGCTATATCCCAGTAGTTTACACAAATGTTATTGAGTCCAAAATCATCAAAGTCAAAATCATCCTTATCCCTCTGCATAGTATAAACATTAGCCTTTGCAGCTATGCTGTCTCCGACAAAATCGGTGTAAAAGCACATTGATTTTTCATCACTTTGAACGGTACTGCAACTGCATGTATCGTCTTCCGCCCATCTACCGCTATATAGTATCGCCTTGCCCTTCCATAAGGTGCTATCTTTGGTCATAAGAATTCTAAATCTTTCAGGAGCTCTAGGATCATCTTCTTCACACTCAACATCAGTTAATATAGTCTCCACTGTCCAAGTATCAGCATTTGTGTATGTCACAGCTATATCTATTACGCCGGATCCATCATCTTCAGTTTCAGGCATCTTAGTAAAGTCTGCCATTACCCTATATTCATCATCATTCATATCAATATACATTACAGATTCATCGTTGTATTTTATCAGGAGGCTGAAATCCGTTGATGATGTCTTATCATATAATATAGTCATATCCTCAGGAGTAGTGTGAGTACCGCTTGAACCGTCTGATAACATTCCCAGATGATAACCCATCTCTCCAACGATCTGAATTGTAGCATCAAGGAATGTTCTTGCTAGTTGAATATAAAGCCTAAGAAGCACTGGCTGACAATCATATAGACAGGAAGACTCACCCTCACAGAAATCGCAGGGATCATCGCCATCCTTGTTGTGTTTACTTTGGCTATAACCCAGCGAATCGGGTCTAAAGTTATTGCTTATGTTTGAAAGATTTGAAGTAAGTTCTGTAGTTGTGTTTGAAGGTATTATGGGCACTCCATCATCATCATCATCTTTACAGCTTAGCAGAAATAGTGAAAAAAATGCAATAAAAAGGGTACACGTAATAAGGCTCTTATAAAAATTCATTTTTCCCTCCTAAAATAATTATTAGATTCGAGAATATTTATAATGCTCATTAATGCAATAGTCAAGTATAATATTGAGTAATATCTGATGAGTAAGCTGTAAGGGGTATAATAAGGGTAGGGGTTGTCTAATGCATGTTCATTTTATTAGACAACCCTTAAATTATATTTATCTCTTTACCATGACAATATCTCTCCCAGTGCTCTGAATGAGTCTGTGTTATCCATTATACTCTTATTCGATTGGAAAGTATCAACCTCAAACCACCCAGGCTGCTCATCCTCATCGATCATATCTGCAAAGCTGATTAAGAGTTCTGCAAGATCATTCCAGAGGGAAGAGTCGTGTCTTGTAATAAGATCTATGCCAAGAAAGTCATTAAGCTGCTCCAGAACATCCTTGGTCGAATAACTGGATCTTAAATTCTCCATAAGATAAATCATGAAATTATTATTTCCATTGCCTTTGCCAGTATCATTTAAAAGACCTTCTGCGAGCGCTATTATGCTAGTGTAGTGTCCCTTAAATACATCTATAATTTTTGATAAATCACTTTCTATAATATGGATTATATCATCAGGAAATTCCCATTTTCCTTTATTATATCTTGTAAGCATTGATCCGACAGTGTGGCGAAGACCTTTGATATTATCATCAGTCGCGTCCACCCTTCTGAATAGCTTATCCATAAGGGCAATAACATCATCCATAATATTGTACTTGCCTTTGCTCTCTCCATTGTTACTCAGAAGTTCTGACAACGCATCACAAAGTCTGTTAAAGTTGCTCCAATCCTCAACCTCTGGTGGATCAGGA is a window from the Spirochaetota bacterium genome containing:
- a CDS encoding acyl-CoA dehydrogenase family protein, which translates into the protein MDFQFGEKEEKLRKEIREFVKKEIPQEHVGGMLSEEHHDDDWEFAMSIAKKLSQKGWLTMSWPKEYAGMGASLWEQVVYQEEVGYWGIPGTSMGISGVGWVGPSLILFGTEEQKKKYMPLIAAGDPDGVWCTGYSEPDAGSDFANLRTRAERKGDEYVINGQKVWNSAGHRARWCWLAVKTDTNVKKKHHGISIIIVDMKSKGITIRPILNYVGCHIFNEVFFDDVRVPVENLVGEENKGWYQLMQSLGFERGSIGIGACGANRRILDELVFYAKETGLIHKQEIRQGLADVAVDIETLKMIAYETIWKMTQGGTPIYEPSRDKAFNDILMEKLSVLGTEIIGAYSQNDPLDRNYKWAKMKARIENIYWTFPGIAIAGGTTDTQKNIIGQFQLQLPKSY